ATCGAAGAACTGCTGGCCCACCGTAAAAACCGGGTTCAGCGAACTCAACGGATGTTGCGGGACCAGCGTAAACGCCCGTCCGCGAAGCGCCTGATACCCGGCCTCATCGAGGCCAATGAGATCGGCTCCCTCGTATCGGATCGATCCGCCACGTACTTCGAGGTTATCGGGGAGCACTCCGAGGATCGCCTTTGACGTAACGGACTTGCCGCAGCCGCTCTCGCCAACTAACGAAATAATTTCGCCGGGAGCGACCGACAGGGAAATACCGCGCAGCAACGTCACCTCGACGCCGTCGGCGTCGCGGTAACCGATTTCCAGGTTCTCGACGTCGAGCGTCGCGCTCACTGTCGCGCGCCCAACAAGTCGTTCAGTCCGTCGCCAAGCAAATTGAAACCGATTACGGTGATAAAGATGGCAAGACCGGGGAAGGTCGTGAGCCACCAAGCGTCAGGGAGTTGATCGCGCCCCTCGGCAACCATGATCCCCCACTCCGGATCTGGCGGCTGCACCCCTAGACCGAGGAAGCCAAGGGCCGCGCCGAGCAATATCACATAGCCTATATCCAGCGTGATCTTGACGATCAGAACGCTGGTGAGGTTCGGCAGGATTTCACCGAAGGCGATACGTAAACCGCTGGCCCCCGACACCTGCGCGGCCTCGACGAACTGTTCTTCCTTGATGTGCAGCGCCTCGCCGTAGGCCAGTCGCGCGAACCAAGTCCACCACGCCAGGGCAATTGCGGCAATCACTACCGGCAGGCTCGGCCCCAACAGTGCGGCCACGGCGAGCACGAACACCAACGACGGAATCGCAAGGAACACTTCGTTGATCCGCATCAGAACATTGCCAAGCCACCCGCCCCAGAACGCCGCGACAATTCCAATCGGCACGCCGATGAAGACCGCTAACACGATGACGCACGCCGCAATGATCATCGAAATGCGCGCCCCCACGATCACCCGGCTTAGGACGTCGCGGCCGACGATGTCGGTCCCGAACCAATGTTTCCAACTGGGCGGCTGGAGGCGTTCCGCAAAATTCACTGTGGCGCCCGCGTCGTCTGGAAACGGCGCGATCCAGGGACCGAAAATCGCCAAGACCAGCACCAGCGCGACGATGAACAGACCGACCATCGACAGCGGGCTCTTGCGCAACGTCTCGGCGGCGATGCGCCACGCCGGGACCGCGACGCTGACCGGTCCGTCTTCGAGTCCGCCCTCAGGGGTACGATCCACCATCGCTAGTGCCGGCCCAATCGCAGGCGCGGGTCCAACCAGCCGTACAGAACGGTGACCACGGTGTTCGCGGCCGCGTAAGCGATCCCGACCAATAACGTCACCGCAATGATGGCGTTGAAGTCCTTGAACTGGAGCGCGCGCACACCGTAGCGCCCGATGCCAGGCCAGCTAAAGACGGTCTCGACGATAAACGCCCCACCGATGAAGAAGCCGAACAGCAAGCCGATGATTGTCAGTGTCGCCGAGAAAGCATTGCGCAGCATGTATTTGTGAACCAGCAAGTTGCGCGGCATACCGTTCGCGCGGGCCGTGAGAACGTAATCCTTTCCCATTTCGTCGATCATGCTGGCGCGCAACAGGCGCATGATCATCGCCATCGGCGAAGCCGCCAGCACCAGCGCGGGCAGAATCAAGAACGACAGGACGTGGAGGAACAGGCCGATATCGAAGGCTAAAAGACTGTCGACCAAAAACGATCCCGTGACATGCGGCGGCGGCGCGACGTCGGCGTCAATCCGGCCCAGCGCCGGGAACAGACGCCACTCGAACGCCAGCAGCGTTTGCACCAGTAACGCGAACCAAAACACCGGAATCGCGACGCCGGTAAAGGCGAGCGCACGACCGATGAAATCGCGGCTTCGGTTGCGATGGACGGCCGTCATCACCCCAAGCGGCACGCCGATGACGATCGCAAGCCCCATGCCGAGCAGCGCGAGCTCCAGCGAGGCGGGCAGGAAGGTTGCCAAGTCCCCGGCGATGGGGCGGAAGGTCGTCAACGAAACGCCGAGGTCGCCGCGGAACAGTCCCTGGATCAAGCGCCAGTATTGCACCACCAACGGACTGTCGAGGCCCATCTCGCGGGTGAGTTGGGCGATCTGTTCTTCCGTCGCGGTCGGGCCCAACGCAAAGCGCACCGGATCGCCGGGCAGCACCCGGCTGATCACGAAGATCAGAACCGAGAGCCCGAACATGACCACCGCCAACTCGATCATCCGACGGACAACGAAACGCACGACTTCTAGTCTCCCCTGAATACAACTTTACGCACCCTTTGCAGGACGGCAAAGCGGCCAAAATAGAAAGGGCGGCCAAAGCCGCCCTTTCCTAGGGTCGTGAACTGGAACCTAGTGGCGCAGGTTGTAAACGTTGAGGTCGAAGGCCATCAGGCCCTTGCTCTCGTAGTTTTTGACCCGATCGCGCAGTGCTACCCGGTGAATGGTGTAACCCACCCATAGCGACGCGGCATCGTCGACAATCATCTTAGTCGCCTGGCCGTACTTCTGGTTACGCATGGCCGCGTCCGGCGTCGAACGGGCTTCCTCGAGCAGTTTGGAGACCGCCGCATCGTTGAAGTGTGCGGATGCCTGCCACTGACCATGGTTAACCGGATGATACATTGCGTAGGTGAACGCATCCGGGGTCGGGTACTTCGCCGTGTTGTAGACCGGGAAGAAATGCGGGGCGGTATCGGCTTTTGCTGCATTCTTCGACAGCGTCGGCCATTGTTCCGCCGTGATCTTCATGTCGATCCCGACAGCTTTGAGATTGGACTGCATCAACAGCGCCATTTCTTCGTGGGCACCGGCCTTGATGTAATCCCAGTTCAACGTGATCTCGCCGGGCTTGTACTTCGACTTGGCGAGATATTCCTTCGCCTTGGTCACGTCGTACGTATATCCCGAGATCGACGCATCGTGTCCTGGCATCGCACTCGGCACGGGGCCGTTCGCTTTGATCGCACCACCAAGGATAATGTCGTTCGCCGTGTTGTAGTCGAAGGCGTAAAGAACCGCTTTGCGGAAGTTCACATCGTCGAACGGCGGACGGGTGGTGTTCATTTGAACGACGTAGAGCTTGTTGTCGGCGTCTTCGTTTACATTGATGCCGGCTTGGCCCTTGAGGTTCTTATAGAAATCCAACGGCTGCCACTGGTCGACGAAGTCGACATCGCCTGCCGTCAGCAACGAACGAGCCGTCGCGGTCTCGCCGACGATCTCGACAACGATGCGCTTGAAGTGCGCCTCGCTCCAACCGCCGCGGTAATCGCCATAGGCAACGAACACACGCCGTCGATCGGGGACAAAGGAATCCAGCTTGTAGGGACCCGAGCCTGCATCGTGGCTCAGCAGGTAGTCGGTGCCGTAGTCGCCGTTGGCGCCGAAGTCGCCAGGCTTCTGGTTCGCCTTCAGCAACTCGCTGTTGACGACATAGAACTGAACCAGAACGTCGACGAAGGGACCGAACGACGAATTCAGCGTGAACTCCACGGTTGACTCATCGAGTGCCTTGGTGTTGCCGACATCGAGGATGCCCTTAAGCAACGACGAGTAGCCCTTGCCAAGGGTCAGGAAGCGATCCATCGAATAAACGACATCATTGGCAGTCAGCTTGCGTCCATCGTGAAAGGTCACGTCGTTGCGCAACTTAAAGGTCCAGACTTTGCCGTCGGCGCTGGCCTTCCAGGACTCGGCGAGCTGGCCGGTCGGCGGCTTGCCTTTGACTGGCACGACGAGACCTTCGTAGGTGTTGAGGATATTGACGGCGTCGAACTCGGCGAAGTGAAACGCCGGGTCGAACTTGGAATCAGTCAAGCGGGTCGCGATCGTGAACGTATCGCTCCCGTGCTCCGCGACCGCCGTTCCGACCGGCGCAATAAATGCGGCAATCGCGACAGCGGCGAGGATTGTGCGGAACGACCGCACCAAACGGTTTGTCATACTCATCTCCCTATGTGGACGTATTGCCGGGACTTCTAGCGGGCCCGTTGGCGAAGATCAAAGCAGTTTAACACAACAGCGCTCGTGAAATAGGCTAGTAATGGCCTGAATTAGGCCGGAATAGAGGGAACGATGGCCCGACCACACACACTTTTTATCCAGGCCCAGGGCCTGCCCTGGCGCCGCGGGATTTACGGTGGCGGTCGCCCTGACGTCCGATCGAAAATCCTCTCCATCGACCCGAAGGCGCCGGCGGATTCCACCTGCATCGTGCGCTATCCCAAGGGCTGGCAACGGCGCGACACGCACTATGTCGGGGCGCATGAGGAATTCCTGGTCCTGGAAGGATCGATCCGGATCAACGGGATCGAGTACGGCACCCATGCCTATGCCTTCCTGCCCGCGGGTCATGTGCGGCGGGCGATGTCGTCCAAGGACGGCGCGGTCCTCCTGACCACGTTTTCCGACACGCCCGTCCATGAGAGCGGCCAACCGCCGCGGGGTCTGTTCGATAAACGGCTTCTGATCGATTACATCGATACGCTGTCGATGACGTGGGACGCATCGCTCGCCGATCCGGTTTTTGCGGCCGGTGTCGCGATCAAGCCGCTG
Above is a window of Alphaproteobacteria bacterium DNA encoding:
- a CDS encoding ABC transporter permease; translation: MRFVVRRMIELAVVMFGLSVLIFVISRVLPGDPVRFALGPTATEEQIAQLTREMGLDSPLVVQYWRLIQGLFRGDLGVSLTTFRPIAGDLATFLPASLELALLGMGLAIVIGVPLGVMTAVHRNRSRDFIGRALAFTGVAIPVFWFALLVQTLLAFEWRLFPALGRIDADVAPPPHVTGSFLVDSLLAFDIGLFLHVLSFLILPALVLAASPMAMIMRLLRASMIDEMGKDYVLTARANGMPRNLLVHKYMLRNAFSATLTIIGLLFGFFIGGAFIVETVFSWPGIGRYGVRALQFKDFNAIIAVTLLVGIAYAAANTVVTVLYGWLDPRLRLGRH
- a CDS encoding DUF4437 domain-containing protein — encoded protein: MARPHTLFIQAQGLPWRRGIYGGGRPDVRSKILSIDPKAPADSTCIVRYPKGWQRRDTHYVGAHEEFLVLEGSIRINGIEYGTHAYAFLPAGHVRRAMSSKDGAVLLTTFSDTPVHESGQPPRGLFDKRLLIDYIDTLSMTWDASLADPVFAAGVAIKPLRTDPDTGETSFLYTSPAHRIPKGMLKPKWTHSMIEEIYCIDGEYVWGDCGVMGPGGYVWWREGIWHGPAGTIAGYNLWVRTVNGPLDNIVGTKPERMSWTPKYRPKLPSHLKKYAKPYVRPANY
- a CDS encoding ABC transporter permease — its product is MVDRTPEGGLEDGPVSVAVPAWRIAAETLRKSPLSMVGLFIVALVLVLAIFGPWIAPFPDDAGATVNFAERLQPPSWKHWFGTDIVGRDVLSRVIVGARISMIIAACVIVLAVFIGVPIGIVAAFWGGWLGNVLMRINEVFLAIPSLVFVLAVAALLGPSLPVVIAAIALAWWTWFARLAYGEALHIKEEQFVEAAQVSGASGLRIAFGEILPNLTSVLIVKITLDIGYVILLGAALGFLGLGVQPPDPEWGIMVAEGRDQLPDAWWLTTFPGLAIFITVIGFNLLGDGLNDLLGARQ
- a CDS encoding ABC transporter substrate-binding protein, with translation MTNRLVRSFRTILAAVAIAAFIAPVGTAVAEHGSDTFTIATRLTDSKFDPAFHFAEFDAVNILNTYEGLVVPVKGKPPTGQLAESWKASADGKVWTFKLRNDVTFHDGRKLTANDVVYSMDRFLTLGKGYSSLLKGILDVGNTKALDESTVEFTLNSSFGPFVDVLVQFYVVNSELLKANQKPGDFGANGDYGTDYLLSHDAGSGPYKLDSFVPDRRRVFVAYGDYRGGWSEAHFKRIVVEIVGETATARSLLTAGDVDFVDQWQPLDFYKNLKGQAGINVNEDADNKLYVVQMNTTRPPFDDVNFRKAVLYAFDYNTANDIILGGAIKANGPVPSAMPGHDASISGYTYDVTKAKEYLAKSKYKPGEITLNWDYIKAGAHEEMALLMQSNLKAVGIDMKITAEQWPTLSKNAAKADTAPHFFPVYNTAKYPTPDAFTYAMYHPVNHGQWQASAHFNDAAVSKLLEEARSTPDAAMRNQKYGQATKMIVDDAASLWVGYTIHRVALRDRVKNYESKGLMAFDLNVYNLRH